GTAAAGCAAAGTTACGACAGGCGCCGCCAACTCCACTGTCATCAAAAGAAGGCACCCCTGCCAGATATCAAGAGTCGTGAACCAGTCCCGAATGCTACGGAAATTAATGACGAACTGGTCGACGGCCTGCGGGAGAGTGACCTTCCGTTTGGAGACGAGTTCCAGGGTCAAGTATTGAACGAACCACTGGAAGAAGACGTATTCGAGCAAGAGCATGATCCTGAGTCAGAGTGCGAGATCGGTTCATGCGATGGCGAAGTGGAGAGCAAGGTGGAGAAAGACGATTTCCAGCGAAACGAAGACTACGACGAGGATGTAGGTTGTGAGCCAAGCAATAGTGATGATGAGGATAATAGCTTTCTGTATAAATGCTACTACTGTCCAAAAACGTTTACTTCAAAACCAGCACTCGAGATGCACTCGCGGATACACACTGGAGATCGACCGTTCAAGTGCACCCATTGCTGGAAGACCTTTTCCCACAACACGTACCTTCAGCGACACTTGGAAACGCATTCAAACAAGCCGTTCAAGTGCTCCATCTGTGCGAAGACCTTTGCATATAACTCAACTCTCGTTAAGCATTTTCAGAAACACTCAGAAAAAGAACCTTTCAACTGTACGCGCTGCTCAAAGCCTTGTCCAAGCCTTGGACATCTTCAGGCGCATATTCGAAAACACCATGGAGGAG
This window of the Drosophila biarmipes strain raj3 chromosome 3L, RU_DBia_V1.1, whole genome shotgun sequence genome carries:
- the LOC108028835 gene encoding zinc finger protein 544, with product MESPACRVCLRTGEDLVNIFEETVGFGLSIAGMLSKCTGLKIERGDLLPDSICPSCLQDAKNAFKVKQSYDRRRQLHCHQKKAPLPDIKSREPVPNATEINDELVDGLRESDLPFGDEFQGQVLNEPLEEDVFEQEHDPESECEIGSCDGEVESKVEKDDFQRNEDYDEDVGCEPSNSDDEDNSFLYKCYYCPKTFTSKPALEMHSRIHTGDRPFKCTHCWKTFSHNTYLQRHLETHSNKPFKCSICAKTFAYNSTLVKHFQKHSEKEPFNCTRCSKPCPSLGHLQAHIRKHHGGEQDFKCTYCPKSYSTLNNLQVHLKRHTK